The Elaeis guineensis isolate ETL-2024a chromosome 3, EG11, whole genome shotgun sequence region AGAAACTAAATGGATGGATCAGAAGAATTCTATTTCATGAGAAAAAAAACTAACAAACATCATGAACAAAAGGATAAACAGCAGCTAAGAGGCTAAAATGAAGAAAAGCAGATGGACCATGAAGGAAGACCCCATCATGATGGGAGAAAGAGGAGtaaagagagaaggagaatgagtgaaaaaaaggagaggaggaaaaaggaagagggagagaaaaaaaagagaggaggagaaaagaagaagggaaGAAGTGAAAAAAAGAAAGACACCAGCTATGAAggagaaaggagaaaaaaagatgaatatttttatcattttaaaaaaaatttattaaccaAAATAGATGACTGGACTACATCGAAACATATATATCCATAAGTAGAAGgactaatttgatattttttaaaatacataaaGTGCGGATGAAATTGAACTAAAGTACAATAAATGTTCCAACAATTTACCCaaaacataaatttaaaaaaaaaatagcaaataaCAAGGAAAAGAAATAAGGGTCGATGTGGCATTGAAAACCCTGAACTTATTTGTTACCCCATCTGATAAAAACATCATGAAACAAGAACAAGCTTCCCATTTATAAGCTGTAATACTTCTTGTAAATTTTATTTAGTTCAACTTCTGATAAATGATCACATATAATCAAATTTTCTTACTCTAAGCAGAACATCACACAGCTGAAATCAACACCAACCGAACTTTGCATGAATACTGAATAACACAGATACTATTCTGAAATTACAATAATATTCACAACcttggtaagaaagaagaaaccAGAACACTGCCAACAATTACAAAAACAAGAAGAAAACAAGCGCTCACCAACCTATACAAACAAACACGAACTATCTTATCAAAATGAACGTGCCATGCCATAAGGTTAGCCAACTTCAGCATCACCTCCACTAACTCACTACAGCAGTCAAGAGTCAGATGCAGAACGACCTCTTCTTCCAATTGTGCTCCAATACAAACTGATGATGATCAGGTCGTAGGTGCTGGTCTTGATCTAAAAATCAATAAAGAAAATAAGGGACAACAAAGAAATGAAGAACAAAGTCCTCTTCCATAATTCTTGCTACATCCAATTTTGGTATATAATCATTGAAAATGACGCATCAACCCAGTTCGAGGCACATTTCTGAATTCACAGCAAACAAACAGTATCATTAGAAATTAAAACAGACCGACGAACAAAATTTTTAACATCTAAACATCAATTTATTTTAGAAAACAATATTATGTCCACTAACAGTTAAACCTATGCATTCAGTTAAAACGACCATCTTCTttgcttttattaaaaaattttcgtTTGTATTTCTGCTCATGAATTTCATGGATTGGCAAACAGCATTATTTAACAAAATTTTCTTTCCCAAGCCATCAAGCTAAAACTTCAATTGCAACAAAACTAGGAGAAAGATGAAAGCGTCTTTTATGTAACTTGAAGAATGGTCCTAATCCATAAGAATAATATGCTTACAATCATAACATGCAGCAACAATACGCACAAAAAGGCTCAACGGGTGGGAAGGATTTAAGTGGCCAGTCTATATATACTGTTGCAAAGTTACAGGGGAGATTTATCGAAGCATCGTGAACCATGCAGCATTAGTGTCTATTGGTCCATCTGAGCTCAAATCTCAGTGTATTACTGCAACACACGAAGTATGTTACCACCAGTAAGTAATCCTATCAAATCAATCACGTTTGATCATCCACACAATATCTGAAGacattataattttcatataaaacactaattaattttaatttaatagtaTAAGTAAAATAAGTAGTGCTCCAATATAGAATTCGAGGTTTTTGTCTTTGATTTTATATACACACATATTAAACTAGTATGAACTGGTTTGTGAGTTTGATATCTTGGAACAGTATAATACATGTCATTAGATTGTTCGGTAACAACAATTTGTGTTTAATTTAACTCAAGATGCTAGCCTACATTCCGCTTTGAGGGTTCAACATGTGCATGTTCCTCACGAGAaagcaattaaaatttaaaagtattTTACATGTCAGATGTAAAGTTTCTAACATGTCTTAGCTTGccttcaacatatttttattgcaCAATGTCATATAATTTTCCATGCCAATGCACAACGCAGCGGTACAGTACAATATGATATACATTACATGCCAGTCCTTAAACAACAAATCATATTTCCTGATTTTTAAATCGTCAATGGCTGGACATAAGTTATGGAAAGCTAATCTGCATGTAATTAATAAGTATTGCATGGACATGGGCATGATAATCAGATTCAAAAATTTGTTCAAATGTCTGAAAGTCTGattcaacaagaaaaaaaaaaggagtttcGAGGATACACAAAAAAATAACTCTAACTACAATATTCAAATGTTGTACAAATGAAATCTCTAAAAAATATTTGTTGAGGTCTTCCAGTATACATGTTTCTCATTCAAACTTCCCAATTAGCTTCAACATTTTAGAAAAATGATATTTTGCAAAATTATTTTAGCACAAACATTCTTTGCCAATTTATAAAAAGAACAGTACCTCACTTTAACATAATTATTGTAGCGGGTTAACTCATAGTTCGAGTTATACCTGCAAAATTATCTAAGTATCAAGTGTCTGACACACTCGATTCAGATATATACCCACTATTGATTCTGGAAGCTGGATGCAAATGTCCAATAAACAAAGCCCATAAAGCATAATTAGAAAAGCTCCTCCCCATTGAGCTGAACAAGACCTAATTTCTTTATAGGTATGTCTCTCTCCCAAATGCATCAAAAAATTGGTTACTGACGAACAACTAATAACACAAAGCAACATTGGATGGATGTGTGATGGCCTTTTACAGagataacaaagatctgaatttcaaaaaattcacaaaaaagcaaataaatcaaataactTAAGGTGGCATTTGGTGACCCAAATGTGATCACCATGGTGAGCTAAGATCATCAGTGATCCAAATCCTAGGGTGATTTGATCCAACTATGTTTTGTAGGTCATGTTCAGTGATTAAAGATCCCCAGATATCCACAAGTAACATGTTTGATATTCTATAGGAATCTAAGATCATTGaccatataataccaaaactacCTCTGACATATTCCATAAACTATGGTTATTAATCATATGGAATCTATTACAATAAAatgtttatatatttattaatatattaattactaATATGTTCCATAattagtcctataaattattaattttataaaaatatatttattgttattatagaattaatatttttatttatactcataatatattatttttaaatgctactatttattttgattaggaaaagaagaaaaatagaagtaatatataaatataaagtacaataaTATATTTCTTCTATAATTTAAAACTATCACtggataatatgattaataatatatttaatataatatatatcataaatataatatataatatcaatataatataatatcatatatataatattaatataatatattaatggtaCATAGATATACCAATTTTTCGCTAGATTGAGGAATATTTTTATCCTCAAATTTTAGCCCAAGATCACTACCCTTGAGTGATCTTGAATTTCCAACCTGAAGGATGAATATTTCGTCACTAAGTTGGGTGGTAATTTGAATAGTGAGGGTGATTTGAAATCACTGTCACATAGGATCATCATGCTGCAATCAAATACGGTGATCTCATCACCTCCACCACATCACTCTTGATATTAGGATGATCACTCCATACCAAATACTCTCTAAGCTTTTTTTGGTAACTTCTACTTTCTCCGGGCTTCCAACTTCACAACTGAAACTTACCTTGAtgtcaaaatgaagaaaaaaaaaaagacaacttAAACTTAACTAATAGGTTGTTGTAATTGTGAGGGAGGAACATCTCGGTCTTTTGATATTTCTGAAAATTTACAGAGTTATTACATCCATACAACTGATTGGAGAATCCATGGAGGACAAAAGAAAACAATTTAGATATGGTTGGAGAATTGGAGTGATATCATTATTATTCACAAACAACCACCATAGAATGAAGTATTTCAAAGACCATTACCAAGGCtttaaaggattttttttttaaaaaaaaaaaactatggtaACAACTAATAGGCATATCCATAACCCCTTACCGTAATGGTCTCAAACAGCAGTTCGCAGTACTGCATGGGCACAGGATATGAGAATCACATTCGAACACCTATCCCACTGTGCAGCTCAGCAAGAAGGAAAAAGGGAAATACATGGATCCATaggataaaatataattttaacaaTGTGATGTACTTATACTTTTAAATACTGTTTAAAATATTAAAACAACTTTGTTCGTTAAGATCTTTCAATATTCACATTTAAACttcccaattaacttaaaaatatgAGAAGAACTATATTTGCAACATTGTTTCAAATACCTACATCCTTGACCAATTCCTAAAAAGAATAAATGCTCACTCCTAACATCAACACAGAGGATCAAATTCATTTTGGAAGAGTTCAGCTCTCTTATAATCTTACAAGGTGGCTATCAAAGAACTTCATAAGTAACCAAGTATCCAATATGCATCCAACTCGAATACATGTCCACACCGATTTTGGAGCTGGATGTGTGTGTCTAGGTAACACAAGCAATTACCAAGCGAAaagatttgagaaaaaaatataggAATATGAAATTACTGTCATAATGACCCCTATCGATTTCCAAAGCGAATGCTTTGCATTTAAGAAACAAAACTCTTCATATAGATTCAATAGCATTAATACAGAAATTATAGTATAATATTGGAGAAGGTAAAATTTTCCAACAAGGACCATTATAGCTGACGTGCGTTAAGGATTTTGCTGCCTTGAAATATCAATATGTCTCTCATTTGAAAAAGTCGGCTGTTGTGAAGATGTCATCATGTACTACCACTGATCCTTCATCCATATATCAAGGTTCAGGCATCTCAAATGTTTGATTACAAATAAAGGAAAACGGATGAAGTTAGCAAGAAGTGGTCCAGTCAGCTTGTAATGAAGGATGAAGGATGAGTGAAAGCAAGTTTGCTTCATCGGCATAATAATGGAAGCAGAATAGTCTGACCCATGACCCTGTGGGAAGAAGAAATTTGACAGTTCAGAAATAATAGTCAATTGTTTTTGATGTCGACAAATCTACTCAAGGCCTCTTTGGATAATCCTACACCATCCAGCAGGATTTGTGGGATTGGAAACaccaaattagagagaaagagggcaagggggggagagggagagggagaggtcgACAGGGGGTGAGGCCCAAACACCACAGGAAGGAAAACAGAACCTGAACGGGTCAAGTATTTTTTCCTTCCTATAATCATGGGCTGGGGGACGTAAATTTCACATGGGCCAGGCTGGGCCACTTATCTTTTAATTCGGGAAATCCCATGTCCAATCACATGGACCAGGCATGATCATCCAAAGGTGCCCTCAATGTATTTAGATCTGGAGGTACTAATCACCTTGATGAGTGGCTGATCGATGAATTGAAGATCAGTTTATTTTGACCCAGATGAAAGGTTGGAGAACTTCTAAAAGAAGCAAAATATCACAAAATCTTGGCCAAATTATTGGATCCAAGATATTGATATCTCGTCTGAAAGAGGATTAATAACTGCATAAAGGctttgattttgaaatttattcattaATTTGAGGTTGTAAAAGTTCCAGAAAATCTTCCGTTATGTTGATATCTATCAAAATCTTAGATATATGAGTTCAATTGCCAAAATGATAAAAGCcaaaattttagataaatcaGAACCTATGAGCATTGAGTCCCTGTCATTCCCTGGAGCTTATTTCTCAGTAACCCATCCAACAGATATTGAGGATGAAGTATATTTAGGAATAACTGGAAAGAACCAAAACATGCTCTAGATTCAGAGCCATTAGGTTAACACCAATAAGTCGCAACATGAGTACTCTTATTGGCATCATCAAGAAAACCAATGATCATGTCACTTTGCAGCCAAATAGAAAGAGCAAATGAATGTCCATCAATAGCATATGTTGTTTAGGCAGGGAAATTAGCTATGATATCTTCAAGGAACGAGGTTACCATGGGAAAGCAATagttaaagaaaagaaaattggctcatgcaatattttttttggaaCGTCAACAACTATGCTCACCATCTGGGTTACTAGAGTATGATGCATTAGCTATCTTTAGTGCAGCTTGTCACTATGATTACTAAATTATTACAATATGGGTAATAATGCACATTGGTGCAAGTTAAAATTGATTATTCAGAGAAGCAATTAACTAAAATTTGTATGATAGGAGTCACTAAATAGGTAAATATCATGACATGGACAAATAAGCATCATCGACAAGGTTTCTACCTTCTATATCTCACAGATTAATCTGCCAAATATGGGCAGCAGTTCAAGGAGTTCAACTAAAGGTCAATTTCTCAACCACCATCACATTCAGTGAAAGAAGGCACTTTTGAACAGCCCTGACATAAAGGGTCATATTGAAGGGCACTACCAACACCTGAAAAGTGTCCACCATTGAACATTTTCACTTTGTCCTGCATTTCTAAAGCTTCCACAGTCAATTTAATGATATTATTTGATGCTGATTCTATAATTGTGAATCACAATTTGGGTTACATCAGCACTTGTTTCCAAGTGGGGAGAAGATCTTGCAATTCTGTCTTATCATTTAGAATTGGTCTTGATTAGTTACCACAGATTGATCTATTTACATTTTATGGTAAGGACTTTATTAGGTTTCCTATGGGTCTCAAATGAATGACCAAGGTTGTTAATCTTAGCCTTACTTAGCAATATACACAAAAAGTATTGATATAACGTGTGTAGGCTTTTCTAATTCACGCCAGTTAAATGTTTCCACATTGTTATCCTCCTCTTTCACTATTCTAGGTAGTTCAAAGGACCAACATCCAGTCAATAAGGCCTCTTCACACTGAAGACCGCCGCTCTATTAAaacacttgggcaaagaattgaAGATGCATGAGTTATTTATGTACATTCTTGATTGAGCATGAACACAATTTTCAATATCCTCACATGCTACATGAGTCAAAAACTACTGTAGATAGGTCTATCAATTGACTGCCCCTAATGTTTGTGTTGGTTTCTTCGTGTGTGGAAGTCATAGTTTTCCCTTGGTATCTCTGTGGTACAACCTTAGTTACCTGAAGCAGGTGCTGATGTGGATGCAGGTGTATGAGTGGCAGCAGATCCAGTTGCGGGTACCAGGATGAAGGTTGCTCGAAAAATTTCGAATAAGGAATCGCTTTGGAAGTCTGTGCAGAGTTCCTACAGAGATTCCACAGCAGGAAAGCAACACTAAGTGGAAGTTTCCTACTACTAGGGATACAAGTAGAGATTTGAGATTCATGTCCAAAATATAATGCTAGTGGACTAGCTTGGGTTTTGTAGAATATGTATCACATTCCAACCGCAAATCTGAAACTCAACTTGTACATTAGAAAGTCTGTTTTTTGATCTGCAATGGAGAAAATTATCACCCTTACCATCAAAAGTGGACTCCACAAAATATCACAGCTGATCAATATCTGCTCACAATTTGGTTAGGAAATTTGGAGCTGAAAAAGAAGGATCATGTTAAACCATTCTACAAAGTGGAGGCCCCAATGACATTTATCGCTTGTACATTTTTTCCTTATAGGAAGAAGAAAGGTTGAGCACTCAATGTCAATAAGTCTATCATGTCAGTGATGCATAACTGTTGCACTGGACCCAAAATCATAAGTTAACAAATTCTATAAATAGGTATCCTAAATTGTAAAAGAATGTATTCAAAAAGCAATTTGaaagttgatctaatcaaaatcaaggCTCCAGGTGATTTAAGACATTGACACTGTATGCAGTCAGATTGTTGTCATTTAAAAGTAGGAAAAACACAAGCACGCAAAACACATCTTACACATTTTTGGTCATTGATGGAAACATGGCTTGATAATCAGTGGCATACACTAAAATTAATCCATAATTGGCCTATGACTTTCCCTGCTATGCAGCTAAGGATCCACCTCAAATCATCAAGGAGAACTGATGCATGCGGGTGCTGATCCATCAGCCAGAATAAGAGGTCAGCAAAAACTGAAGCCACATCTAAAAAGCATAAGTCGATCATCTTCATGAAAATTAATGTTATGATGGTGCAATAAACAATACATAATACAAAGAGGATGAAGTTATATTTGATGACGAGCAACGAAAATGAAATTCAGAACTTGCAGAAAATGTAGCAAAAAAGGTAGCACAAAGTCATCAAAGAAAACTAGTGAAGTGTATGGTGCTCTTTGAAACTTGGCTAATTAACTGGTAACATCATGCACAACAATATTAGATCAATTTCTTCAACATACCTCCCTGGCAGCAGCTGGGAACTATTTACAGGACCCTTGGAACTGCCAAGCCGCTTAGCCCTGTTGTCTTGCTCTTTCTCTGACCGCATGGCAGCAACCTCCTTCTCCATAGCAGCTACTTCCCTTCTCATTTTCTTGGCCTCCACTTCCATCGCTTTTGTCAATGTATCAACCTTCTTTGCCAGCATCTGCATCTCAAAAGATTAGCACAAGAAATTAAATAAGTTTTACAAAGGTGTGGCATCATTATATATTGGAATGCCACAAGTACCTCGATTGCATCATCTTTGTCTTTCAGGCTTTGATCCTTTTCATAACATGCTTTTCTCAGGGTGATTACCTCCTTTTGCAACATGTCATATAACAACCCAGAAACGCAATTATCTATATCAACATTGGGGAGCTCACTTGGTTTCTCATCTGGATTTTCCTTCCAACTGCCATGCGCCTCATTCTCTCTAGTTGCATCAGAAGATTTGTTCAGTGAGAAGCCAGATCCATTTGCAAAGACCTTACCACGATCCAATGACCTAGTGCCACCATCAAATGACTTTGATGTCCCTTTGGCATGTTTCAGGACTGTACTTGTGCTGCTAGACAGAGACGATCTCAACTGAAAAGATGGCCTCTTAGATAGAAAGCCATTAGGAGAACTCTTGGAAATATTTTCAGCACCACCAAGGGACTGGCGGCGTGAAGGGCCGTTACTGACACTCCTTCCCTCTGCATTGGTGCGGTTTCCACCATTTGCAGACATTCTCAATCCCTCTTCTAATACCTTAAGCCGCAACTGATATTTTTCCTGGGAAGTTCGAAAGAATAAATTATCATCTATTATCACTATAGATAAAATGTTGACTAGTTTTTTCATAAAACCAGTTTGCAGGACATAAAGTACTTTTGAGATACGAGGGTAGAGTTAGGTGTTTTACTTTTAATTGAGCTTCTGATCGTGCAGTGCGTTCTGCAATTGCAAGCTTATCTCGAAGTTGCTGCATTTCTCCCTGTAACAAAAGTTACAGCTGATGAAACATATATTCCATAAGAAACATATTGAGTGACAATTACCATAAATTGCTTAACTAAGAGAAGATGATAATTCTGAGAAGCCACTAACATGACATCCTTAAAATTTGATGATGAAGTAATTGATCCATCGATTACTGCCTACCTGCATGAATCTTCGCTCCTCAAGCCATTGTCTAACAGGCATTACTTTGTCATTAGCATCTTTCCATTCATTTGCAACTACAACCGCAACCCTATTAGCTGTAACCTTCGCACGGGCTAGTTCCCGGTCTAGGGTTTTCATCTCATCCTAAGTAAATTTATACGCACatatcagcataaaattaatAAGTGATGAAAAATAGCATTATGTACATTTTCAAGCTCTGATAAAAGACCAAAAGTAACCAAGGTTCTAGAAATTTCTTGAGCTCTGTAGTTATTAAGGCAGCGAGATATGTTACATTCATCTCCTGAACTTTCCGCTGGTAATCCCTAACAGCATTTGCAGCTGCTCCACCTGCAAGAACAGCCTCTTCTAGCTCCTTTACCGTCTGGCTAAGCTTTTCAACCTCAGCAACCTTTTGGCGGTGCATTTTATCCAGAATCTTGTTTTCTTCCTGAAGAATGCAAAATGTACAAATAGAAAAGTAAAtttgttttaaattttcataGTCAAAAAACCCAATCCTCACTCCATGCTTTCAGAAATTACAAAGTAATGGTTTGTTAAAGGATACCTGACAGATTTCAATCTGTTTCATCAACTCCTGATTCTTGTTTTGTAAATCATCCACCATAGAAGCCTTTGCCAGTGCAATCTGAACCGTTCTTTCTGCTTCTAGTAGAGCTGCTTCCTTTGATTTTGTGAGACGATCTAGTGCCCTGTTGTCATCCTGTAGCTTTGCAATCTGCAAAAAAAGGAGTGACTGTCAAAATACTACCATCTTCTTACATATCCTCTTGGTATGCAAATGTTACAGGCAGACACCCCTTTACCCACTAGTGAAAAGATTGTTTTGCAGGCTAGATGATCCTGCACCGCTACAAAAATATCAAAGTTGTAGAAGGGTACGGCATTGATGTTAGTCATGATAAAACTATATTAGAATAGGACATCAACAAATATGGACAAAAACTTCTGTAacccttctccctttttcttccatttttttaaaaatataggaGGGGGATCACCAGCTTAAACTATACTAATGGCAAAGCCACATCTCTGCTACCTACAAACAAAGAACAAAATCAACCTACAAAAGGGCAAAACAAAACCAGATCGCCAAGATGGTAACTCTTTAGGACAAACATGTAAACTACACTAAAAAAAGTGAGTTTTGGTGTGTCGAGTTTGCCCCTAGGTAGAAATTAATTAATTCACATAGAAAAATTTATTACATGATAACTATGAGATAGGTAGTTTAAAACGATGATATCCGGTGGCTTACCATCTCTCCCATATCTAACAAATCGTATTTCTTCCCCAATTTCCTCTCTCCAAATTAAACTGAATTgttatgatagatcttttctttTCTAAATGTAAAACAGAAGACTCCAGTATACCATagccaaaagagagagaaagctaACATAACCAGAAACACCAACATCCAAAGTGCCCATCAAATAAGACAAACCACCACTTTACAATAGCACAAACATTCACTACATTTGTTGTCCAGTAAAAAGCAGAAACACTTGAAAACAAAAATGTTAGAGCATTGTTCCCTGTTGGCACATGCATCATATGCCCATGCAGCAAGGGGCACTCAATTCATGCAAAAGGGTTACATGCTAGCTGTGCAGCCACATACAAGGGCACCGGCGATTGGGCACAGATAAACTGCACTCATAAAATAAAGCAGGCacaaatagaaaaaagaaaataagaggtTAGTGAAAATGAAAGGATTCGGCAAAACTCCGAAAAATCTTGCAGCAAACCCATGAAACAGCAAACAATAAGTTAAAAGCATCAAGAATTTATCTCCAACGGCCATGACAataggaataaaaaaaaaaaaaaaaaaggatatgtATGTGCAACAGTTTCAACTAAATTTACAATTTTCCAAATAATTTGGAGATGTATGGCAGAGTATATTTAATGCTATAGTTGAGAAATTTAGGTCTAAGATAGGTTCTAAGTTATTTGGCTAATTATGAGATGTAGAACAGGTGGAGATGATGGCGTAGCACACAGTACCTCTTGGCGAGATAGCTTCAACTCTGCCTCAAGTGGTGCAAGAATGGCTTCGATGGGGGGCATGTCATCATCCTTTTGAGCTGCATGAACTCTTCTCAGCGTAGCCTCTGCTGCAAATTGAGCAGCCAAGGCTGCTTTCTTTTCATCATTTATCTTCTTAACTTCAAGATTCTGCAAAAGCAATTCATCATAACTATGTATCCAAAAATGGAAAACCAAAGTaatatccaaaataataataataataaagaaatgTTATGAACTACCTTGTTTTCCAAAAGCGATTCGGTTAGCTTTAGTTTTCCTTCCACCTTAGCCAATTCTTCTGTAAGCTGACATGGGAAAGAGAAATATCAGAATACAtcccataataataataataataatacaagtTCTTTTTTCCCTCTATTTTAAATTAAAGAATTAAGAAACCTAGTTCAAATAAAATGGTAATATCGATGAAAATGTTGGATGCTGAATAGTTCCTTACTGGGAGTGTAT contains the following coding sequences:
- the LOC105041110 gene encoding microtubule-associated protein 70-1 isoform X2, whose translation is MADLSGCSGGEGHVVEAGGGNAATPAAPVMLTASASFKGEGKAGPALRRRPSIKPSLEVEEFINMLHGSDPVRVELSRLENEVRDKDRELGEAQAEIRALRLSERAREKAVEELTEELAKVEGKLKLTESLLENKNLEVKKINDEKKAALAAQFAAEATLRRVHAAQKDDDMPPIEAILAPLEAELKLSRQEIAKLQDDNRALDRLTKSKEAALLEAERTVQIALAKASMVDDLQNKNQELMKQIEICQEENKILDKMHRQKVAEVEKLSQTVKELEEAVLAGGAAANAVRDYQRKVQEMNDEMKTLDRELARAKVTANRVAVVVANEWKDANDKVMPVRQWLEERRFMQGEMQQLRDKLAIAERTARSEAQLKEKYQLRLKVLEEGLRMSANGGNRTNAEGRSVSNGPSRRQSLGGAENISKSSPNGFLSKRPSFQLRSSLSSSTSTVLKHAKGTSKSFDGGTRSLDRGKVFANGSGFSLNKSSDATRENEAHGSWKENPDEKPSELPNVDIDNCVSGLLYDMLQKEVITLRKACYEKDQSLKDKDDAIEMLAKKVDTLTKAMEVEAKKMRREVAAMEKEVAAMRSEKEQDNRAKRLGSSKGPVNSSQLLPGRSRPAPTT
- the LOC105041110 gene encoding microtubule-associated protein 70-1 isoform X1 — protein: MADLSGCSGGEGHVVEAGGGNAATPAAPVMLTASASFKGEGKAGPALRRRPSIKPSLEVEEFINMLHGSDPVRVELSRLENEVRDKDRELGEAQAEIRALRLSERAREKAVEELTEELAKVEGKLKLTESLLENKNLEVKKINDEKKAALAAQFAAEATLRRVHAAQKDDDMPPIEAILAPLEAELKLSRQEIAKLQDDNRALDRLTKSKEAALLEAERTVQIALAKASMVDDLQNKNQELMKQIEICQEENKILDKMHRQKVAEVEKLSQTVKELEEAVLAGGAAANAVRDYQRKVQEMNDEMKTLDRELARAKVTANRVAVVVANEWKDANDKVMPVRQWLEERRFMQGEMQQLRDKLAIAERTARSEAQLKEKYQLRLKVLEEGLRMSANGGNRTNAEGRSVSNGPSRRQSLGGAENISKSSPNGFLSKRPSFQLRSSLSSSTSTVLKHAKGTSKSFDGGTRSLDRGKVFANGSGFSLNKSSDATRENEAHGSWKENPDEKPSELPNVDIDNCVSGLLYDMLQKEVITLRKACYEKDQSLKDKDDAIEMLAKKVDTLTKAMEVEAKKMRREVAAMEKEVAAMRSEKEQDNRAKRLGSSKGPVNSSQLLPGRNVPRTGLMRHFQ